The nucleotide window AATACGGTAGCAATAAATAAGGCATCTGCTCCAAACAGTGCAAAAATAATAGCCATCCCAATAAATCCCTGGTTTCCAAATATCAATAGATTTTGGAATACACCACTGCGGTCAGCTGCTTTATTGAGTTTTTTATTGAGAAATCTGCTTAAGAAAATCGCCATGATTAAATAATAAGCAGATAATAGCAGCATTGTAAAAGCGGTAAAGGCTTGAGCATAGGAGAATGGGATATTTAAAGAATGAATAATCAGGCAGGGTAATGCCACGTATAGTAATAAATTAGATAAAACTTTTTCGCTTCCTGGAGGGAATAGTTGTTTTTTTGCACAAAAAAATCCGATAAAAGCAATTACATATAATGAAAATAATTGAAAAGAAAGAACATACATCGTCTCCATAAGGATCCTCACGTTTCGTTTGAAACTTTTCACAGTGTATGTGAGGTGGAATGGGGATGTGTTTGCCCAAAGCAGAAAATGACAGGGAAATAATTGATTGGATCGTCTTAAAATCATTATATCCCTCCCGGTTGTTCAATGCATCCCGCTGCAATTCATAGCACCGCCGATAACAAGTGCCAAAAAAGTCTATTCCATGCTTTTTTGCCCCGACAAAGGAAGTGGCGTTCTTTCATGGAGAGCTCGGTCAAACGGTATAAAAATAGCGGTGGTTTATTTGCAAAAAAGTGAAAGCAGAATTTATAATAGACCAGGTGTTTGAAGGGAACGCTTATTAATAGAAGGAATGTTATATGATTCAAATACGGAACTGCCCAAACCTACAGCGTAAGGGGGGTGTTATCAATAGAACTTATGATAGGAATTTCACTAGTACTGTTGAGCGGTATGATTGCCCAGTGGCTTTCACGGAGGTGGGGGATACCCGCTATTGTTGGAATGACCATAATGGGGTTAATGATTGGACCAGGGATGAACTGGATTCAGCCGGATCAATTGTTTGGGGATTTGCTTGATCCGATTATTTCTCTGGCTGTCGCCGTCATTCTGTTTGAAGGGAGTCTCAGTCTGGATCGGAAGGAGATTTTCCACTTCAAAGAACCTGTTAGGCGGATGTATACGTTAGTACCATTAATATCCTGGATTTTAACGGCGGTCATTGCCAACATGGTGGTCGGATTATCCTGGGTGACTGCTTTTGTCATCGGAGGATTGTTTATCGTTACAGGTCCTACCGTTATCACCCCATTATTAAAACAGGCCAATTTAAAAGAAAGACCCGACAAAATCCTTCGCTGGGAAGGTATTATTGTTGATCCTATGGGCGCCCTGGCGGCTTTGTTGGCTCTACAAATTGGCCTGGCGGCGAGCGGTGTCACAGACTCTGCCGAACTTGGTTTCTTCTTTTTGGGAGCACTCGTAGCTCTTGTCTTAGGAATTGGGACCGGAGTTGGGGTTAGCTATGCATTTCAACGAAACATCGTTCCCGGTGATATGCAGGCACCTATGATGTTCGCGTTGGTTATTTTTATTTTTGCCATATCGGACTTAATTATGGATGAAAGCGGACTGCTAGCGGTGACGGCAATGGGCGTCACCTTAACGAATATGGGGTTGAATGTTGATAGTTTAAATAATATACGCCATTTTAAAGAGAATATATCAACGTTGTTTATCAGTGCTGTATTTGTGCTGTTGACAGCTTCCCTTACGCGTCCGGAATTAATTGAACTATGGGACATCCGAATTATCGGATTCGTCCTTTTGATGATGTTGATTGTTCGACCGTTGTCCGTTTGGATAGGGTTAGCGAAAACGGATGTTTCTCTAAGTGAAAAAACCTTGATTGGCTGGATTGCCCCACGCGGTATTGTTGCCATGACCGTCAGCGGCTATTTCCAAACAATATTGGTGGAAGCAGGTTTTACGGATGCCGAGCGGCTGCTCCCGATGACGCTGGCACTTGTGTTTATTACGGTAGCGATTCATGGCTATACACTGACGCCTTTGGCAAAAAGGTTAAAATTGACCCAGTGATAAAACAAATAAAGAAATAGCGGGCACTAACGTGGTGTGAGTGGATTCAAGTAAGATCCGCGCATGTCATTAACAATGCTTTTAACCCTCGGTCAGTCACACCCCCCCTTTTTTTTATAAAAATTGCGAAGTAATCCCTTTGGATATAGCCTTGTCTAAAGGGATTTTTAATATCATTCAGCTCGTTTAATTGATAATCGTTATCAATTGCTGTATATTAGATAGTAGCGAACCATACAATTGAGTAAGGGGAGAATATAAATGCAAATATACTGGACTAAAATAAATGAGATTATTGAAGAAACGCCTGAGATCAAAACGTACATGCTCGACTGTCCGGAAGGTTTTATCTGGGAAGAAGGTGCCCACACCCACTTCGCACTGGAAGGCTTTAATGCTGGAGATCAACCAAACCGCAGCCTGATTCGACATATGTCAATCTCCACTTTACCGCATGAAAAGTCAATCGGTATCACAACACGCATCAGAGAGCAGTGCTCTGAGTTTAAAACGATTTTAAGAAATCTTGAAGTTGGCAATGAGGTTGCAATCTTTAAAACATATTCGAATGTACCGCTTAAAAGAGAAAATAAAAATGTTTATCTGTTGTCATCAGGTGTCGGTCTGGCAACTTTCAGACCGCTTGTACTTGATTATTTTGAACGAGCGGATAACGTCAATCAAATTCATTCTCTGAACATCGATTCATCAAAAGATTTCTTATTCACTCATTTCTTTAAATCCACACCTGACAAGACGTTCACATCACAGTTCGTCGATAACCGTAAAGACTACTATGAAGAGGTGAAAAGTCTTGCCACAGACAAGGATGGGCTCTTTTATGTTGTCGGCAGCGACGAATTCCTCGTGCATAACATTGAAGTACTGCGAGAGCAGGGCATTCAACCGGAACAGATTATGCTCGACAAGCATGAACAAGAACTGCCCGAGTTTTTAGGCGAGAAGAGCTCTAGTTCCTATGAAGTGTAAAGTGGGGGATGAATCGCCTATGGGCTATTGCCGAATGATAGGAAAAAATAGACAAAACATATCGGGTTAACACTAAAATCTATGGTAGACAAGCAATGTATTGGATAACGCTTGGTCAGCGCTACGGATAAGCACTACGCTTTCAATGGCCCCCAAGCTCAGCCTCCTCGAAAAAAGAAGTTCGTTTTTTTTCTGCGGGGTCTTCCCTCTGCGCTTTCCCACAGGAGTCTCCGTGTTTTCCTCCGCTGGCTAGTTACTATCCTAAGTGTTCACTTTTATCAACGATAGATTTTGGTGAAGAGCCAACATATCTAAAAAACCTTGCGGACGCGTAAGCGAGGTTTTTCAAAAAAACAAAACGGAGCACTACGTTTTAAATCGAAAATAATAACGTGCAATCTTACACGACAAAACAAACAAACGGCAAAACAGATGAATCTTTAGGAATTGACGTTGGGATTAAAGACTTCGCCATTCTTTCGGATGGCACTATTCACAAAAACCAATAAAAGGGTTTAGACGAAAAGGATATTAAACATACCGTGTTATGTTACATACATTTGCGGACTAATTTGGCATTCGCCAGCCATTACGGCTCCCCAAAACCCGGACCTGAGGACTCCATTTGCTTCTGAGCGGCGATTTGAGTCCGCAGATCATGTTCGAAAGGACTTATCTGATACTAAACAGTTTTCTTTTCCATGCCAGAAGGTATTTTAAGGTAAATCAACGCGCCTGCTACGGACATTGTCAAAAACCACGACGTGATCGGAATGGAGGATTTGCAAGTATCGAATTTGCTAAAAAAACCACAACTTAGCCAAAGCGATTAGTGAGGTAAGGTGGTCGCTTTTTCGCACCATACTTGAATATAAAGCAAAATGGTATGGTAAGCAGGTGATAACGGTGCCCAAAAACTTCCCTTCCAGTCAACGATGTTCAAGTTTGTGGCCACCATGACCGATACGTTAAAAACCTTGCGTTGCGTACGTGGGGAACGTTCCAAATACCACACACATCACGATAGAGATATTAACGCAAGTAGAAACATTCGGTTATTTTAGGACATCTTCATCTTTAAATTTCGTCAGAAATTAAGGTGGAGTATTTTTTAGCCTCTGTTTTTGATCGATTCTTGTTGGCGATTTAGGAGCTGTGGATATCTAATGAAGGCTGACCTCATTAATGTCAGCCTTTTTGATTGTTTTTCGCTAATTTTTCTCGATTTTTAGTTCCCGGCGGTTGTTCGAGCCATTGATGTTTAATCATGATATCAGCGCCACTTTTGGCAAGCTTGGCATTTTCTAACGATAATCGCTCATAATCTGTGACGAGGTCGCTTCGTTGACTAGCCGCTGCAGCAGTCGCATAGTTTCCTACACCTGAAGAAATGAGCAGAGACATCATGAACATCATTAATTTGTCGGAAAACGTTGGGGTGGTTGAGTCACTGACACTTACATCCGGAAGATGTGAAGCTTCAATTTCATCCTCTAACAGCGTATCGGCAAAAATCTTCATGTGCTTTTTCGAGATGTCTTTTCCCCGTAGCATAAAATCCTGAACTTCTTTATGCGTGGAGCTTTGAGCAAAGGCGATGCACAATTTCATCCCTATAGAATTCGTGAGTACATTCATATACAAATGGGAAATTTCAATGGCGTTTAAGGGACGTTCATTGTTGAAAGGGTTTAAACCACTCAAGTATGCTTTGCTATTGACGTAATCGATGCTTTTAGGAACTTCAATATAAGGATGCTTGCCGGCTATTCCTTTTGCAAGTTCAATTTCGCTTGCTTGATTATAAAGGTTATTTGTTTCCGTTAAAGCTTGTGAAAAATAGGTTCGTATATCTTTCCTATCACTCACCGAAACGAAGCCACTGTAGGAGAGCATTCCCACTTTTCCCATGTGCTTCATGTAAGATATGCAAAAAGTATCGGTAAACAGCCATGGCGCGTTCATGTCGACGTCTTGTTCACCAAAACCATCCGGGATCGCGTATGATTCATTTTCAAAAATGGAGTGTAACTGCGTTAAATGGTCAGATGCAATATCATAGGCATACTGAACGACGGGCTTAATATCTGAATCTGAAATGTGTTTGAGCATAAAACGTAAGATACATGTGGACATACTATCGTTCATATAGGCTGTCCACAGGGAAGCAATTTCTGCGGATGTTAAATGAGCATTATTCTCCATTGGCGCACCTCCTCACAGTATAAGTGTCACTCATATCAATCGAATTATGTCTGCCATTTATTTACTGTGAACAGGAAAATTGAATGAAAAAAAATAAAGGACTACAATAAATGTATAGGGTAATAGGACCCTTAAGAATTGTGCGAGTATAAGAAAGAAGGACTTTTATGGAATTCAAACATGTAACGGTGGCCGGAAGTGGTGTTTTAGGTAGTCAAATTGCTTATCAAATTGCCTTTAAAGGTTTTCATGTAAGCATCTATGACATAAGTGATGAAGCTGTTGAAACAGCAAGGGGACGAATTAAAAAGCTTAAAGATCGATTCAAAGAAGATCTTGGAGCCACCGATGAGCAGGTAGACCAAGCGTATGACAGCATGAGTTTTTATTCTGATTTAGGAAAAGCCGTTGAGCAGGCGGATTTGGTGATTGAGGCTGTTCCGGAAGTTACGGATATTAAAATAAATTTTTACCATCAGCTAGCAACGGTTGCTCCAAAGCATACGATTTTTGCATCCAATTCATCAACAATGCTTCCGAGCCAGTTTGCTGAAGAAACGGGTCGTCCGGATAAATTCTTAATGCTACACTTTGCAAATGAAATTTGGAGGAACAATACAGCTGAGATTATGAAGCATGAAGGAACTAACATGAACGTATTCGAGGGTATAGTGGGCTTTGCTGATGAGATCGGCATGATCCCACTCCCAATATACAAGGAGCAACCCGGATATATTTTAAACTCCTTATTGGTCCCATTCTTGAACGCCGCTCAAGAATTACTGGTCAATGAAGTAGCAGATGCAGAAACGATCGATCGAACATGGATGGCTGCAACGGGCGCGCCGCGTGGACCGTTTGCTACGATGGATGTGATTGGAATTCATACACCTTATAACCTTTCCAAGGCAAAAGGCGAAGCAGGTGATGAAACGGCTAAGAAGGTTGCTGAATACCTAAAGTCTAATTATTTGGATGAGGGGAAACTTGGTATCGAATCCGGTGAGGGGTTCTACAAATACCCAAATCCATCTTATGAAAATGAAGATTTCTTGAAATAGGCATGTGAAAAGTAGGTTCAGTGAACCTCTCCAACTAAATCAAAGATTTTGAAGGGGACTCCTCGGCAAAACGGTTAAAATGTGTGATAGGGATCGAATTAGTTATCAAAAGGAAAACAGGCGCTTACCTTATATAAGGACCAGCGCCTGTTTTCTTTTTTAAAGTGGCATTTAAATGTCAATGAAGCGTATAGCCCATCGACATCTAAGTAAAACTAGGGATGATGAAAGGTCATGGGAGGGAATTATGGAAACGGCATGGCAATCGATCGTAATGGTCATTTCAGGAATATTGCTACTCCGAATCGCGGGACGCAAGTCAATTTCACAAATGACAATGGCACAAACGGTTGTAATGATCTCCATCGGTTCAATCATTATCGAACCCATTGTAGAAACAAGCGTTTGGGAAGCGATGATAGGAGCCGGCATTTTCGTCATAGCGCTAATTATTATGGAATATGTGCAGATCAAATTTAATTTTCTCGAAAAATTAATCACTGGAAAATCAAAAGTTGTGATTGAAAACGGAACCCCACATACCGAAAACTTAAAGAAACTTCGTTACACCGTTGACCAACTTGAGATTCAGTTGCGCCAACAAGGTATTACATCTTTTTCGGATGTGAAAACGGCCACTTTAGAACCGAATGGACAGTTAGGTTATGAACTTATTCCGGATGCAAGACCTTTGACAGTAAAAGATTTCAAGCAGCTTTTGCAAATCGAGCAGAATAAGGATACGAATCATCAGGGAGCACACAATATTTTTGATGAGTTATCGGAAAAAGATAGGAAAGATCCAGACTCTTTAACATTTAAATAGGGAATGCTGAACAACTTGCAGCTATCAGCTGAAGCCGGGATGCCGCTTCCATGGCTTCGCTTTCCGCGGACGAACGGCAAGCCTCCTCACGCAACACCGGCGCTGCGGGGGCTTGACGCGTCCGTTTATCTTTGTTACTCCTTTGGATTGGAGTTTGGATATATGACAAAAAACAAAGCAGTAATATAAAAAAACACATGAGATACGGCAACGATTCGGGGTGACATTCTGTAACGTTTTCTGCTGTTATCTCGACGCATTATATAAAACGGCATGCCTAGAAAGGGGGAAGATCATGAAACAGATGCTCTTACTGTCATTAAGTTTGGGGGTGATTTCTGCTTGCGGGGATCAAGAAGAAGAACAGGAACAAAAGCAAGGAGAATCCAATGCGGCATCAGAGATTACAGGGTATGTGGTGGACGAAAATGATGATGAAGTCCTCGTGGTTGATACAGAGCCAAGTTCAACGGCAGGGGATGGAGAGCACTATGATGCGATGTGGTTAGCTCATTTTTCTGAAGATGTTGAACTAGGAGAGAAAGTGAATGCCGGGTATGGGGACGCCATTGAACCCTATCCAGGTGAAACATCGGATGTAGTCTATATCGAAGTATTGGAGGAGGAACGTCCGGAAGAGGCCAATCTTACTAAAACAGAAGCGTTGCGTGAGATTTTACCAGTCGAAGAACTTGATGTGCCTGCTATAAAAACATTGGAGTTTGATGATGAATCTAATCAATGGACAATTGAAATGGCAGACGGCGTTGAACTCATGGGAGCAGATATGGATGCAGAGGTTATTGATTTTGAAATTGATGATGAATAAAAATCTTATTGGCCGTTGCATAAAAAAATGAGCGTATCATAAAGGGTGTGATCCCATACAGAATAAAAAAATAATTGCACTATCTTTGCATGTGTTTACACATGAGGCTATTTTTGGTGATGCTCTTTGTCCATCCCTGGTTTCAAAATTAACCAAAAAAATAAAATGCCTGGTATCATTTATGAAAAACCATCCTTTTGGGGTGCTTTTTTGTATCCAATACCCAACAAAATTAAAGCTAAAACA belongs to Salicibibacter cibi and includes:
- a CDS encoding cation:proton antiporter translates to MLSIELMIGISLVLLSGMIAQWLSRRWGIPAIVGMTIMGLMIGPGMNWIQPDQLFGDLLDPIISLAVAVILFEGSLSLDRKEIFHFKEPVRRMYTLVPLISWILTAVIANMVVGLSWVTAFVIGGLFIVTGPTVITPLLKQANLKERPDKILRWEGIIVDPMGALAALLALQIGLAASGVTDSAELGFFFLGALVALVLGIGTGVGVSYAFQRNIVPGDMQAPMMFALVIFIFAISDLIMDESGLLAVTAMGVTLTNMGLNVDSLNNIRHFKENISTLFISAVFVLLTASLTRPELIELWDIRIIGFVLLMMLIVRPLSVWIGLAKTDVSLSEKTLIGWIAPRGIVAMTVSGYFQTILVEAGFTDAERLLPMTLALVFITVAIHGYTLTPLAKRLKLTQ
- a CDS encoding dihydropteridine reductase; amino-acid sequence: MQIYWTKINEIIEETPEIKTYMLDCPEGFIWEEGAHTHFALEGFNAGDQPNRSLIRHMSISTLPHEKSIGITTRIREQCSEFKTILRNLEVGNEVAIFKTYSNVPLKRENKNVYLLSSGVGLATFRPLVLDYFERADNVNQIHSLNIDSSKDFLFTHFFKSTPDKTFTSQFVDNRKDYYEEVKSLATDKDGLFYVVGSDEFLVHNIEVLREQGIQPEQIMLDKHEQELPEFLGEKSSSSYEV
- a CDS encoding DUF3231 family protein, with the translated sequence MENNAHLTSAEIASLWTAYMNDSMSTCILRFMLKHISDSDIKPVVQYAYDIASDHLTQLHSIFENESYAIPDGFGEQDVDMNAPWLFTDTFCISYMKHMGKVGMLSYSGFVSVSDRKDIRTYFSQALTETNNLYNQASEIELAKGIAGKHPYIEVPKSIDYVNSKAYLSGLNPFNNERPLNAIEISHLYMNVLTNSIGMKLCIAFAQSSTHKEVQDFMLRGKDISKKHMKIFADTLLEDEIEASHLPDVSVSDSTTPTFSDKLMMFMMSLLISSGVGNYATAAAASQRSDLVTDYERLSLENAKLAKSGADIMIKHQWLEQPPGTKNREKLAKNNQKG
- a CDS encoding 3-hydroxyacyl-CoA dehydrogenase, which encodes MEFKHVTVAGSGVLGSQIAYQIAFKGFHVSIYDISDEAVETARGRIKKLKDRFKEDLGATDEQVDQAYDSMSFYSDLGKAVEQADLVIEAVPEVTDIKINFYHQLATVAPKHTIFASNSSTMLPSQFAEETGRPDKFLMLHFANEIWRNNTAEIMKHEGTNMNVFEGIVGFADEIGMIPLPIYKEQPGYILNSLLVPFLNAAQELLVNEVADAETIDRTWMAATGAPRGPFATMDVIGIHTPYNLSKAKGEAGDETAKKVAEYLKSNYLDEGKLGIESGEGFYKYPNPSYENEDFLK
- a CDS encoding DUF421 domain-containing protein, producing the protein METAWQSIVMVISGILLLRIAGRKSISQMTMAQTVVMISIGSIIIEPIVETSVWEAMIGAGIFVIALIIMEYVQIKFNFLEKLITGKSKVVIENGTPHTENLKKLRYTVDQLEIQLRQQGITSFSDVKTATLEPNGQLGYELIPDARPLTVKDFKQLLQIEQNKDTNHQGAHNIFDELSEKDRKDPDSLTFK